A genomic segment from Chitinophagaceae bacterium encodes:
- the odhB gene encoding 2-oxoglutarate dehydrogenase complex dihydrolipoyllysine-residue succinyltransferase codes for MAIDIKVPTVGESINEVTLVKWLKSDGEWADRDEVIAELESEKATFEINAEKAGVIRQIAKEGDNLAIGDIVASIDTEAIQPETPKAKAPKAEKASVTEKKEIAIEPVEPVTDDTKASPVAAAIIADKKIDSKNITPSGSNGKILKQDVLDILNNPGKKPGIIAFSRNERVEKMSNLRKTVSRRLVEAKNTTAMLTTFNEVDMGPIMEIRKKFKDKFKESHGVNLGFMSFFTKACCFALQQFPSVNAYIDGESIIYHDYCDISIAVSAPKGLVVPVIRNAESLDMAGIEAAVVELATKAKNNKLTIEEMSGGTFTITNGGIFGSMMSTPIINIPQSAILGMHNIVERPMAVNGQVIIKPMMYVALSYDHRIIDGRESVGFLVMVKQMLENPSQLLFGKDPVEALLHL; via the coding sequence ATGGCAATTGATATAAAAGTACCTACAGTTGGTGAAAGTATAAATGAGGTTACCCTGGTAAAATGGTTAAAGAGTGATGGCGAATGGGCTGATAGAGATGAAGTTATAGCAGAATTGGAGAGTGAAAAAGCCACTTTTGAAATAAATGCAGAAAAAGCAGGAGTTATTAGGCAGATAGCAAAAGAGGGCGATAACCTGGCCATTGGTGATATAGTAGCCAGCATAGATACAGAAGCAATACAGCCAGAAACCCCAAAAGCAAAAGCACCAAAGGCTGAAAAAGCCTCAGTAACTGAGAAGAAAGAAATAGCAATAGAACCCGTAGAGCCAGTAACTGATGATACAAAAGCTTCTCCTGTAGCAGCTGCAATTATAGCCGATAAGAAAATAGACAGCAAAAACATTACGCCCAGTGGATCCAATGGAAAAATCTTAAAACAGGATGTGCTCGATATTCTAAATAACCCTGGTAAAAAGCCTGGTATTATTGCTTTTAGCCGCAATGAAAGGGTAGAAAAAATGAGTAACCTGCGAAAAACGGTAAGCCGCAGGCTGGTAGAGGCAAAAAATACTACAGCAATGCTCACTACTTTTAATGAAGTTGATATGGGCCCTATAATGGAAATTCGCAAAAAATTTAAAGATAAGTTCAAAGAAAGCCATGGTGTAAATCTTGGGTTTATGAGCTTTTTTACAAAAGCTTGTTGCTTTGCATTGCAGCAGTTTCCATCGGTTAACGCTTATATAGATGGAGAAAGCATTATTTATCATGATTATTGCGATATTTCTATTGCTGTGAGCGCACCAAAGGGCCTTGTAGTGCCCGTAATTAGAAATGCAGAAAGCCTGGATATGGCAGGCATTGAAGCTGCAGTGGTGGAATTAGCAACAAAAGCAAAAAACAATAAACTTACTATTGAAGAAATGTCTGGTGGAACTTTTACCATTACCAATGGCGGCATTTTTGGCAGTATGATGAGTACGCCAATTATTAACATACCACAAAGCGCCATTTTAGGAATGCATAATATCGTAGAAAGACCAATGGCAGTAAATGGCCAGGTTATTATAAAACCTATGATGTATGTAGCATTAAGTTACGACCACCGCATAATTGACGGCAGGGAATCTGTTGGCTTCCTGGTGATGGTAAAGCAAATGCTTGAAAACCCATCCCAATTATTATTTGGAAAAGATCCTGTAGAGGCGTTGCTGCATTTATAA
- the gatC gene encoding Asp-tRNA(Asn)/Glu-tRNA(Gln) amidotransferase subunit GatC, with translation MEISNEMISRLAKLSRLSFNDEEKEAIKADLQNMIGFVDKLHEVDTGNVEPLLHIIPHQNIYREDRIEGHISNQEALHNAPVHDEHFFKVPKVITK, from the coding sequence ATGGAAATAAGCAACGAAATGATAAGCAGGTTGGCAAAGCTAAGCAGGCTCTCATTTAACGATGAGGAAAAAGAGGCGATTAAGGCCGATTTACAAAATATGATTGGTTTTGTTGACAAACTACATGAAGTAGATACCGGAAATGTAGAACCACTGCTGCATATTATTCCCCATCAAAATATTTACCGGGAGGATAGAATAGAGGGACATATCAGTAACCAGGAAGCTTTACATAATGCACCTGTGCATGATGAACATTTTTTTAAAGTGCCTAAAGTAATCACCAAATAA
- a CDS encoding HIT domain-containing protein, with the protein MTIFSKIIAGEIPSYKIAENERFLAFLDVFPLVKGHVLVVPKTEVDKLFDLTDDYLAEMLVFAKPVARAIEKSFDCKRCGISVVGLEVPHVHMHLIPINTADDLNFTRLKLNVAEEEMKHIREKILSNI; encoded by the coding sequence ATGACCATTTTCTCAAAAATTATAGCTGGCGAAATCCCTTCATATAAAATTGCAGAGAATGAACGCTTCCTTGCTTTTTTAGATGTATTTCCTTTAGTAAAAGGCCATGTACTGGTAGTGCCAAAAACAGAGGTGGATAAATTATTTGATTTAACCGATGATTACCTTGCCGAAATGCTGGTTTTTGCAAAACCTGTTGCCAGGGCTATTGAAAAATCTTTTGATTGCAAGCGCTGTGGAATAAGTGTGGTAGGCCTTGAAGTACCGCATGTGCACATGCACCTAATTCCCATTAATACGGCTGATGATTTAAATTTTACCCGGCTGAAACTCAATGTTGCAGAAGAAGAAATGAAACATATCAGGGAAAAAATACTATCCAATATATAG
- a CDS encoding T9SS type A sorting domain-containing protein yields the protein MKKILLTLFVSCFLLISFIQSKAQDCEWRVADATFTATDPDGAGPATGIATFKFQIRSRGANIPNIDVLSIGFSYQSALLMPPTNPGCVIVANPANVFVEAPWSANGFQFGAFNHCNIFTQNVSGEVYDRRTAGALSGSPTTLLNTWMDVLTITMWTKGVSIPQGGYVITNSGSSSTDPKPKRFDTYSISDPDGNEYPAYTLTYETPLAITGAVPVSFSQASVSCLTNGASISWGTTSENNSNYFDILKSVDGGTTWVTVGRKNAAGNSTVNRSYQYLDIEAGSALYKIRLYDTDGHISETQVLRSTCETRNAITAIVYPVPARDQVTLAIKSAKMIKTTLQVIDAKGSLVQQLETTLNIGSNNIYINSSKFASGEYRIISTNKELLLNKKFIIAR from the coding sequence ATGAAAAAAATATTACTTACATTATTCGTCTCTTGCTTTTTACTTATTTCATTTATACAAAGTAAAGCCCAGGATTGCGAATGGAGGGTAGCAGATGCAACTTTTACCGCTACTGATCCTGATGGTGCAGGGCCTGCTACAGGCATTGCTACTTTTAAATTCCAGATACGTTCCAGGGGAGCAAACATTCCTAATATTGATGTTTTGTCAATTGGCTTTAGCTACCAGTCTGCTTTATTAATGCCCCCAACAAATCCAGGTTGTGTTATAGTTGCCAACCCTGCTAATGTTTTTGTAGAGGCTCCATGGTCAGCAAATGGATTTCAGTTTGGCGCATTTAATCATTGTAACATTTTTACACAAAACGTTTCAGGAGAAGTATATGACCGGAGAACTGCCGGGGCTTTATCGGGCAGCCCCACTACCTTATTGAATACATGGATGGATGTATTAACCATTACCATGTGGACAAAAGGAGTAAGCATTCCACAAGGTGGTTATGTGATTACCAATTCAGGTTCAAGTTCAACTGATCCAAAGCCAAAACGGTTTGATACTTATTCTATATCCGATCCGGATGGAAATGAATATCCGGCATATACGCTTACTTACGAAACTCCTTTGGCAATTACAGGAGCAGTACCAGTGAGCTTTAGCCAGGCTTCTGTTTCCTGCTTAACCAATGGCGCTTCTATAAGCTGGGGTACAACAAGTGAAAATAACAGCAACTATTTTGATATACTTAAAAGCGTTGATGGGGGAACAACATGGGTAACTGTTGGCAGAAAAAATGCTGCTGGAAATTCTACAGTAAACCGCAGTTATCAATACCTTGATATTGAAGCCGGAAGCGCTTTATATAAAATTAGGTTGTACGATACCGACGGGCATATAAGTGAAACACAGGTACTACGTTCAACCTGCGAAACCCGAAACGCCATTACTGCAATTGTTTACCCTGTGCCTGCCAGAGACCAGGTAACCCTTGCTATTAAATCTGCAAAGATGATAAAAACTACTTTACAGGTAATAGATGCTAAAGGTTCGCTGGTACAGCAGCTTGAAACTACTTTAAACATTGGCAGCAATAATATTTATATTAATAGCAGCAAATTTGCTTCGGGAGAATACAGGATTATTAGTACCAATAAAGAATTGTTGCTCAATAAGAAATTTATAATTGCCCGTTAA
- the greA gene encoding transcription elongation factor GreA, producing the protein MAETNYVTKETFEKMQQELQSMKGIDRPAASKAIAEAREKGDLKENAEYDAAKEAQGMLEAKIKQLEGVIATARIVDESTIDTSRVSILTRVTVENLNTKKKATYQIVSENEADLKAGKISVTSPIGNGLLGKVVGDVAEVIVPAGLIKFKIEDISV; encoded by the coding sequence ATGGCTGAAACAAACTACGTAACAAAAGAAACATTTGAAAAAATGCAGCAAGAGCTCCAATCTATGAAAGGCATAGACAGGCCTGCAGCAAGCAAAGCCATTGCCGAAGCCAGGGAAAAAGGCGATTTAAAAGAAAATGCAGAGTATGATGCGGCAAAGGAAGCACAAGGTATGCTGGAAGCAAAAATTAAACAGCTGGAAGGAGTAATTGCTACGGCTCGTATAGTGGATGAGTCCACCATTGATACCAGCAGGGTGAGCATACTTACCAGGGTAACCGTAGAAAACCTAAATACTAAGAAAAAAGCAACTTACCAGATAGTTTCAGAAAATGAGGCCGATTTAAAGGCAGGAAAAATTTCGGTTACCTCACCCATTGGCAACGGTTTATTGGGTAAAGTGGTAGGCGATGTTGCAGAAGTAATTGTACCAGCGGGGCTTATTAAATTTAAGATTGAAGATATTTCGGTATAG
- the ypdA gene encoding YpdA family putative bacillithiol disulfide reductase, producing MQHCYDILIIGAGPIGLACAIEAEKNELNYRVIEKGALVNSLYHYPLFMTFFSTAERLEVGNIPFTSVSFKPGRQEALEYYRNIHRHFGFNINFYEKAGQVTKGADGLFTVTTSKDKYKAKAIIIATGFYDIPVYLNIPGENLPKVSHYYKEAHPYCGQKLIIIGANNSAVDAALECWRKGAEVTMVIRGSGIHKRVKYWVKPDIENRIEEGSIKTYFNSVVQEIKQHSVIIKSGNGQIELPNDFVLALTGYRPDFEMLQQCGIQLSADGLFTPSYNPDTMESNVNGLYLAGVVCGGMETHKWFIENSREHAAIIFRHILLQKNN from the coding sequence ATGCAGCATTGTTACGATATATTAATTATTGGTGCAGGGCCTATTGGCTTGGCCTGCGCTATTGAAGCAGAGAAAAATGAATTGAATTATAGAGTTATAGAAAAAGGGGCGCTGGTAAACAGTTTATACCATTATCCTTTATTTATGACTTTTTTTTCTACAGCCGAGCGCCTCGAGGTAGGCAATATACCCTTTACAAGCGTAAGTTTTAAACCGGGCAGGCAGGAGGCATTGGAATATTACCGCAATATTCACCGGCATTTTGGTTTTAACATCAACTTTTACGAAAAAGCAGGGCAGGTAACAAAAGGCGCCGATGGGTTATTTACCGTTACAACGTCAAAAGATAAATATAAGGCCAAAGCCATAATTATAGCTACAGGGTTTTATGATATTCCCGTGTATCTTAATATCCCCGGGGAAAACCTACCAAAGGTTTCACATTATTATAAAGAGGCGCATCCATATTGTGGCCAAAAATTGATAATTATTGGCGCCAATAATTCAGCAGTAGATGCAGCGCTGGAGTGCTGGCGAAAAGGAGCGGAGGTAACCATGGTTATAAGGGGCAGTGGTATACATAAAAGGGTAAAATATTGGGTAAAACCCGATATTGAAAACCGGATTGAAGAAGGAAGTATCAAAACATATTTCAACTCGGTAGTACAGGAAATAAAACAACATTCCGTAATTATCAAAAGCGGCAATGGGCAAATTGAACTGCCCAACGATTTTGTACTTGCGCTTACCGGCTACCGACCGGATTTTGAAATGTTGCAGCAATGCGGCATCCAATTATCAGCAGATGGGTTGTTTACGCCAAGCTATAACCCCGATACTATGGAAAGCAATGTGAACGGGCTTTACCTTGCCGGTGTTGTATGTGGTGGCATGGAAACACACAAATGGTTTATTGAAAATTCGAGGGAACACGCAGCAATTATTTTCCGGCATATTTTATTGCAAAAAAACAATTAA
- the trpS gene encoding tryptophan--tRNA ligase, giving the protein MSGIRPTGFLHLGNYFGAMRNYVKMQETHTCFFMVADLHSLTTHPDTTELKKNVQRVIAENIACGLNPEKVALYCQSHLYETSELYLYLNMLAYKGELEKTATFKDKARLHPQNINAGLLTYPVLMATDILIHRASYVPVGKDQEQHLEMTRNFAQRFNHRYGDVFPEPMAFNFGETLLKVPSLDGTGKMSKSENQMATLYLADDDESIRKKLMKAVTGEAPAEKNSVMPDSVANLFLLMELVSTQEVIAQYKNDYSDCRIRFGDMKKQLAEDMVKFIAPIRQKANSILADENYLEKIMRQGADKARKSANASMELVRQAMGLKYF; this is encoded by the coding sequence ATGAGTGGTATTCGGCCCACCGGTTTCCTGCATTTGGGAAATTATTTTGGCGCTATGCGTAATTATGTAAAAATGCAGGAAACGCATACCTGTTTTTTTATGGTGGCCGACCTGCATTCTCTCACTACACACCCCGATACAACGGAACTCAAAAAAAATGTACAGCGGGTAATTGCCGAAAATATTGCCTGTGGGCTCAATCCTGAAAAAGTGGCGCTGTATTGCCAAAGCCATTTATATGAAACCAGTGAACTTTATCTTTACCTCAATATGCTTGCTTATAAAGGCGAACTGGAAAAAACGGCCACCTTTAAAGATAAAGCAAGGCTGCATCCGCAAAATATTAATGCAGGTTTACTTACGTATCCTGTGCTTATGGCTACCGATATTCTCATACACAGGGCAAGCTATGTACCTGTGGGTAAAGACCAGGAACAACACCTGGAAATGACCCGTAATTTTGCCCAACGTTTCAATCACCGTTATGGCGATGTTTTTCCCGAACCAATGGCTTTTAATTTTGGCGAAACATTACTAAAAGTACCCAGCCTTGACGGTACAGGAAAAATGAGCAAGAGCGAAAACCAAATGGCCACGCTTTACCTGGCAGATGACGATGAAAGCATCCGTAAAAAATTAATGAAAGCGGTAACCGGCGAAGCGCCTGCAGAAAAAAACAGCGTAATGCCCGATTCGGTTGCCAACCTGTTTTTATTGATGGAACTGGTAAGCACCCAGGAGGTAATTGCCCAATACAAAAATGATTACAGTGATTGCCGCATTCGTTTTGGCGATATGAAAAAGCAACTGGCAGAAGATATGGTGAAATTTATTGCCCCAATAAGGCAAAAAGCCAATTCGATTTTGGCCGATGAAAATTACCTGGAAAAAATAATGAGGCAAGGGGCAGATAAAGCCCGAAAAAGCGCCAATGCCAGCATGGAACTGGTGCGCCAGGCAATGGGGCTTAAATACTTTTAA
- a CDS encoding Y-family DNA polymerase, producing MKAILDCNNFYCACERLFLPQLAEKPVIVLSNNDGCIVSRSDEAKLLGIPMAGPYFMAKPVIEKNKVVVFSSNYNLYGDLSWRVMETLRQMIGKENVEVYSVDEAFLNLSLFTNHNLYTTGLQLKDEVELWTGIKVSVGIAPTKVLCKVANRIAKKNKIASNCVVVLNDAAEIKKALQQTPVNEIWGIGAQYAQKLKENWGIYDAWQLQGMSENFAAKELGGVVGKRLIRELRGETAREMQDELVVKKMIATTRMFGQPAKTLQEIKEAVATYTSRAAEKLRRQHSAAKNISVFVVAKSEKSNAGFRGEMYSLSATLPMATCFTNELIKYAVALAEKLYVKGRTYKKAGVMLSGLVPATSIQANLFCHATKNNERKLMEMIDNINFSQGNDVLKFAASGTRRNWKMRQELRSPRYTTRWNELFTLT from the coding sequence ATGAAAGCCATACTCGACTGCAACAATTTTTACTGTGCCTGCGAACGCCTGTTTCTTCCGCAGCTTGCAGAAAAACCGGTAATTGTATTAAGCAACAACGATGGCTGCATTGTGTCCCGAAGTGATGAAGCCAAGCTATTGGGCATTCCCATGGCCGGGCCATACTTTATGGCAAAGCCGGTAATTGAAAAAAATAAGGTGGTAGTGTTTTCCTCAAACTATAATTTGTACGGCGACCTGAGCTGGCGTGTAATGGAAACCTTAAGGCAAATGATAGGTAAGGAAAATGTAGAAGTATATTCGGTAGATGAAGCTTTTCTCAACCTTTCGCTTTTTACCAACCACAACCTCTATACTACCGGCCTGCAATTAAAGGACGAAGTGGAACTATGGACGGGCATAAAAGTATCCGTAGGTATTGCACCCACAAAAGTATTGTGCAAAGTGGCCAACCGTATTGCCAAAAAAAACAAAATAGCCAGCAACTGCGTAGTGGTGCTTAATGATGCGGCGGAAATAAAAAAAGCGCTGCAGCAAACGCCGGTAAACGAAATATGGGGTATAGGCGCACAGTATGCCCAAAAACTCAAAGAAAACTGGGGCATTTATGATGCCTGGCAGTTACAGGGCATGAGCGAAAATTTTGCCGCAAAAGAACTGGGCGGCGTAGTAGGCAAAAGACTTATCAGGGAACTGAGGGGAGAAACGGCAAGAGAAATGCAGGATGAACTGGTTGTAAAAAAAATGATTGCCACTACAAGAATGTTTGGGCAACCGGCAAAAACCCTGCAGGAAATTAAAGAAGCCGTGGCTACCTACACATCGAGGGCGGCAGAAAAACTAAGGCGCCAGCATAGCGCCGCCAAAAATATCAGCGTATTTGTAGTGGCCAAAAGCGAAAAGAGCAATGCCGGTTTCAGGGGAGAAATGTACAGCTTGTCTGCAACACTTCCCATGGCTACATGCTTTACCAACGAATTAATAAAATATGCTGTGGCTTTAGCGGAAAAGTTATATGTAAAAGGCCGCACTTACAAAAAGGCCGGCGTAATGCTGAGCGGATTGGTACCCGCCACATCCATACAGGCAAACTTATTTTGCCACGCAACAAAAAATAATGAAAGAAAACTGATGGAGATGATAGACAATATAAATTTCAGCCAGGGCAACGACGTACTAAAATTTGCCGCAAGCGGCACCCGGCGCAATTGGAAAATGCGGCAGGAACTACGCAGCCCACGCTATACTACAAGATGGAACGAACTGTTTACCCTTACCTGA
- the umuD gene encoding translesion error-prone DNA polymerase V autoproteolytic subunit — MEGEDLFFGAAYKGSKKFAQQDIPTANATGFGAAADDYMERGIDLNEQLIRNKPATFFFRMKGDAMKDAGIFDGDVMIVDRSVKPVSGKIIVAILNGELLVRRFHKNFSSAFLIPENERFKSINLAAFSNFAVWGVVTYVIHTV, encoded by the coding sequence ATGGAAGGAGAAGATCTTTTTTTTGGCGCAGCTTACAAAGGCTCAAAAAAATTTGCGCAGCAGGATATCCCAACAGCCAACGCTACGGGTTTTGGCGCCGCAGCAGATGATTATATGGAACGGGGTATTGACCTCAACGAACAACTTATCCGCAACAAGCCGGCAACTTTTTTCTTTCGCATGAAAGGCGACGCCATGAAGGATGCCGGAATTTTTGATGGAGATGTAATGATTGTGGACCGGTCGGTAAAACCGGTAAGCGGCAAAATAATTGTGGCCATATTAAACGGCGAACTATTGGTGCGGCGCTTTCATAAAAATTTTTCGTCGGCATTTTTAATTCCCGAAAATGAGCGCTTTAAAAGCATCAACCTGGCGGCCTTCAGCAATTTTGCCGTTTGGGGCGTGGTAACCTATGTTATCCATACTGTTTAA
- a CDS encoding deoxynucleoside kinase, whose translation MAKAKKPKHIAVAGNIGAGKTTLTEMLSKHYKWIPQFEDVDHNPYLNDFYEDMPRWSFNLQIYFLNSRLNQLLEIHRGTETVIQDRTIYEDANIFAPNLHDMNLMGKRDFENYYRFFETLKTMVQPPDLLIYLKASVPTLVAQIQKRGREYEENIRLDYLKKLNEYYNNWIESYKEGKLLIIDADTNKFADNDEDLGKIITQVDAQLFGLF comes from the coding sequence ATGGCAAAAGCAAAAAAACCAAAGCATATTGCAGTAGCTGGTAATATTGGCGCTGGCAAAACAACGCTTACAGAAATGCTCAGTAAGCATTATAAATGGATCCCTCAGTTTGAAGATGTGGACCATAACCCTTACCTGAACGACTTTTATGAAGACATGCCGAGGTGGAGCTTTAACCTGCAAATTTATTTTTTAAACAGCAGGCTTAACCAGCTTTTGGAAATACACCGGGGAACCGAAACTGTAATACAGGACAGGACCATATATGAAGATGCTAATATTTTTGCCCCCAACCTGCATGATATGAACCTGATGGGCAAAAGGGATTTTGAAAATTATTACCGCTTTTTTGAAACCCTCAAAACCATGGTACAACCGCCTGATCTATTGATTTATTTAAAAGCCTCTGTTCCTACTTTAGTTGCACAAATACAAAAAAGGGGGCGTGAATACGAGGAAAACATCCGGCTCGATTACCTGAAAAAACTCAATGAGTATTACAACAACTGGATAGAAAGTTATAAAGAAGGCAAGCTGTTAATCATTGATGCAGATACCAATAAATTTGCCGATAACGATGAAGACCTTGGAAAAATAATTACCCAGGTAGATGCCCAGTTATTTGGTTTGTTTTAA
- a CDS encoding acetyl-CoA C-acyltransferase → MKEVYIISAVRTPIGSFGGSLKSFSATKLGAVAIKGALEKAGIKADQVQDVLMGCVLQANLGQAPARQAAKFAGLPNEVNCTTVNKVCASGMKAIAQAAQSILLGDADIVVAGGMESMSNVPFYSDSIRWGNKYGNVGLTDGLAKDGLTDVYDGKAMGTAAELCAKECNVSREDQDAFAIESYKRSQASVNSGKFENEIVPVAIPQKKGEPVLFAKDEEPFNVKFEKIPELKSAFQADGSVTAANASTMNDGAAALVLMSKEKADKLGLKPIAKILAYADAEQAPEWFTTTPALAVPKAVAKAGLTMDDINYWELNEAFSVVGIENARRMKLDASKVNVNGGAVSLGHPLGASGARIIVTLINVLKQNKAKYGAAGICNGGGGASAMVIENMN, encoded by the coding sequence ATGAAGGAAGTTTATATTATATCGGCGGTGCGTACACCCATTGGTAGCTTTGGGGGCAGCTTAAAGAGTTTTTCTGCAACCAAATTAGGCGCTGTGGCCATTAAAGGCGCACTGGAAAAAGCAGGTATTAAAGCCGATCAAGTGCAGGATGTACTTATGGGTTGTGTATTACAGGCCAATCTTGGGCAGGCGCCTGCACGCCAGGCCGCAAAATTTGCCGGCTTGCCCAATGAAGTAAATTGTACTACGGTAAATAAAGTATGTGCCAGCGGTATGAAGGCCATTGCACAGGCAGCCCAAAGTATTTTATTGGGTGATGCAGATATTGTGGTTGCAGGCGGCATGGAAAGTATGAGTAATGTGCCTTTTTATAGTGATAGCATCCGTTGGGGAAATAAATATGGTAATGTAGGTCTTACAGATGGCCTTGCCAAGGACGGCCTCACCGATGTATATGACGGTAAAGCCATGGGAACTGCAGCAGAACTTTGTGCGAAGGAATGCAATGTATCAAGAGAAGACCAGGATGCATTTGCCATTGAAAGTTATAAGCGTTCACAGGCTTCTGTAAATTCAGGAAAATTTGAAAACGAAATTGTTCCTGTAGCCATACCACAAAAAAAAGGTGAGCCAGTATTATTTGCAAAAGATGAAGAGCCATTTAATGTAAAGTTTGAAAAAATTCCGGAGTTAAAAAGTGCATTTCAGGCCGATGGAAGCGTAACCGCCGCCAATGCCAGCACTATGAACGATGGCGCTGCCGCACTGGTTTTAATGAGCAAAGAAAAAGCAGATAAACTTGGCCTTAAACCTATTGCTAAAATTTTGGCTTATGCCGATGCAGAGCAGGCGCCTGAATGGTTTACCACCACACCTGCACTTGCAGTTCCAAAAGCAGTAGCCAAAGCCGGTTTAACAATGGATGATATTAATTACTGGGAATTAAATGAAGCATTTTCTGTAGTAGGTATTGAAAACGCAAGGCGTATGAAACTGGATGCTTCTAAGGTGAATGTAAACGGTGGTGCCGTTTCTTTAGGTCACCCTTTGGGCGCAAGTGGCGCAAGAATTATTGTAACACTTATAAATGTACTCAAGCAAAATAAAGCCAAATACGGCGCTGCCGGTATTTGTAACGGTGGAGGAGGGGCAAGTGCAATGGTGATAGAAAATATGAACTAA
- a CDS encoding Fmu (Sun) domain-containing protein, with translation MGFYHHYLATALNIIAVYNGDKPLEFHLKKYYSLNKKHGSKDRKVISDICYSYFRAAQAFGKGLNEENIINCFFLTHQSEHPLLLQLKPGLNSRVIETVGEKLKYLGIEPQKIFPFFSLLSNDFKNNPYYFSFLNQPDVFLRIRPGKKTVVLQKLDENNIEFIQKDEECIALKNATQLQNILVADKEVIIQDYSSQQVLKYLDGLPLENKKWKVWDCCSGSGGKSLLLYDKLKANLQLQVSDIRESILKNLSLRFGVAGVKAYKTFVADLTAENRPIVNEFFDIILCDVPCSGSGTWARTPEQLFFFNENNLAGFTQRQQQILSHAISCLDSNGLLFYITCSVFAAENENIVQWALSKHNIILQQQQYFKGYLQNADNMFVAVFKMRPC, from the coding sequence ATGGGTTTTTACCATCATTACCTTGCTACTGCTTTAAACATTATTGCTGTTTATAATGGCGATAAGCCATTGGAATTCCATTTGAAAAAATATTATTCCCTCAATAAAAAACATGGATCAAAAGACCGTAAAGTAATCAGCGATATTTGCTATTCCTATTTTAGGGCAGCACAGGCTTTTGGCAAAGGGTTAAATGAAGAAAATATTATTAACTGCTTTTTTCTTACACACCAAAGCGAACACCCGCTATTGCTGCAGCTTAAGCCAGGACTCAATTCCAGGGTAATAGAAACGGTGGGTGAAAAGTTGAAGTATTTGGGGATTGAACCACAAAAGATATTTCCATTTTTTTCTCTTTTGTCAAATGACTTTAAAAACAATCCTTACTATTTTTCTTTTCTGAACCAGCCAGATGTTTTCCTTCGCATAAGACCCGGTAAGAAAACAGTGGTATTACAAAAGCTGGATGAGAACAATATTGAATTTATACAAAAAGATGAAGAGTGTATTGCTTTAAAAAATGCTACGCAACTCCAAAATATTTTAGTGGCAGATAAAGAAGTGATAATACAGGATTACAGCTCACAGCAGGTGCTCAAATACCTGGACGGTTTACCGCTGGAAAATAAAAAATGGAAAGTTTGGGATTGCTGCTCGGGGAGTGGTGGAAAATCACTGTTACTTTATGATAAACTAAAGGCAAACTTACAACTTCAAGTATCGGATATAAGGGAAAGTATTTTAAAGAATTTATCGCTAAGGTTCGGTGTGGCAGGTGTTAAGGCGTATAAAACTTTTGTTGCAGATTTAACGGCAGAAAACAGGCCTATTGTAAATGAATTTTTTGATATTATTCTTTGCGATGTTCCCTGCAGCGGCAGCGGTACCTGGGCCAGGACGCCGGAGCAATTGTTTTTCTTTAACGAAAACAATTTAGCGGGTTTTACCCAACGCCAGCAACAAATCCTTTCTCATGCTATATCCTGCCTGGATAGCAATGGTTTGCTATTTTATATCACCTGCTCAGTATTTGCTGCAGAAAATGAAAACATAGTGCAATGGGCCCTTTCAAAACATAACATAATCTTACAGCAACAGCAGTATTTTAAAGGCTATTTGCAAAATGCCGATAATATGTTTGTAGCAGTATTTAAAATGCGGCCTTGTTAA